The Desmonostoc muscorum LEGE 12446 genome includes a region encoding these proteins:
- a CDS encoding polysaccharide deacetylase family protein, with the protein MSTQKLSVSLKFVIITLAAGASSLGISLLLGTTKLDHLLGIQQPKSEMRKASQDQAMIASAQAVLLATNQMNQVPKKFQGTVIYQAKLKANQKVIALTFDDGPSPKNTAQILDILQKNHIKATFFMIGQMVKYFPQVAKQVAADGEVIGNHTWHHSYRHMDVATAASEINSTADIIYKTTGVKTTLFRPPGGFLNNGLADYAKSQKYAVMMWSEESGDAQRRSPQVPGMVKNVLKNAKPGAIVLMHDGGGNRSRTVQALPQIIDGLKAQGYRFVTIPELLEIEAQEKNLVTAASPNFRF; encoded by the coding sequence GTGTCCACTCAGAAATTATCTGTAAGTTTAAAATTTGTCATCATTACATTGGCTGCTGGTGCTAGTAGTTTAGGTATCAGTCTGCTTTTAGGCACAACCAAACTTGACCATTTATTAGGAATTCAACAGCCAAAAAGTGAGATGAGGAAAGCAAGTCAAGATCAGGCAATGATTGCATCTGCACAAGCTGTTTTACTAGCAACAAACCAAATGAATCAAGTGCCAAAGAAATTTCAGGGAACAGTCATTTATCAAGCAAAACTCAAAGCAAATCAAAAAGTCATCGCCCTCACTTTTGATGATGGTCCCAGCCCGAAAAATACAGCACAAATATTAGATATTTTACAGAAAAATCATATCAAAGCTACGTTCTTTATGATTGGGCAAATGGTGAAATATTTTCCCCAGGTTGCCAAGCAAGTTGCAGCTGATGGGGAGGTAATTGGCAACCATACATGGCATCATTCGTATCGTCATATGGATGTAGCTACTGCGGCTAGTGAAATAAATAGTACAGCAGACATCATTTATAAGACTACAGGAGTGAAAACTACTCTCTTTCGTCCCCCTGGCGGCTTCTTGAATAATGGATTGGCCGACTACGCTAAAAGTCAGAAGTATGCTGTTATGATGTGGTCAGAAGAGTCCGGAGACGCTCAACGTCGTTCGCCTCAAGTGCCAGGGATGGTAAAAAATGTGCTAAAAAATGCCAAACCAGGGGCAATTGTACTAATGCACGATGGTGGCGGTAATCGTTCTCGGACTGTCCAAGCTTTACCGCAAATTATCGACGGTTTAAAGGCGCAGGGTTATAGATTTGTGACAATACCCGAACTACTGGAAATAGAAGCCCAAGAAAAAAATTTGGTAACAGCAGCATCACCGAATTTTAGATTTTAG
- the psbQ gene encoding photosystem II protein PsbQ, producing MARQRSIFSLILVLLATFLISCGGPGVAVAPPTYTTAQIEKIQLYVPEIQAVLDRSEELKSLIQKQDWINVSNFIHGPVTSARLNLTYVTPNLLPNDQAKARQITRDLFNHLVKVNQGASSSNAQVALSNSEAAFADIDKFLQLLPEASTQ from the coding sequence ATGGCGCGTCAACGCTCGATTTTTTCATTGATTTTAGTATTATTGGCCACATTTCTCATTAGTTGTGGTGGTCCTGGTGTCGCAGTGGCACCTCCAACGTACACAACAGCTCAAATTGAGAAAATTCAGCTATATGTTCCTGAAATTCAGGCTGTGCTCGATCGCTCAGAAGAGTTGAAAAGCCTGATCCAAAAACAAGATTGGATCAATGTGAGTAACTTTATACATGGCCCGGTAACCTCAGCGAGGCTAAACCTGACTTATGTCACTCCCAACCTTCTGCCCAACGACCAAGCTAAAGCACGTCAAATAACGCGAGATTTGTTTAACCACTTGGTTAAAGTCAATCAAGGCGCTAGCTCTAGCAACGCTCAAGTTGCTTTGAGTAACTCGGAAGCGGCTTTCGCAGATATTGACAAATTCCTCCAGTTGCTTCCTGAGGCAAGCACTCAATAG
- a CDS encoding NAD(P)/FAD-dependent oxidoreductase, translating into MSHVVIIGCGVVGAAIAYELSQVKGLKITVFDQQPPAQASTGAALGVLMGVISQKIKGKAWQMRQTSIQRYETLIPELEALTNRKIPFNRQGILMLLSDPVEEISAWEKLVETRHSQGWQLEIWDTAKLKKICPQVDCEKITGALYSPQDRQLDPTALTLALVEAAQHNGVTFKFGVAVLDSQTSIPESSPKCCHCLETTEGKITADWFVVAAGLGSTPLTAKLNQPIDIRPVLGQALKVGVGHPLGNADFQPAITGNDVHIVPVGGGDYWLGATVEFPTNGYEIPPNQQLLESLREQAIAFCPELATATILGTWSGLRPRPEGRPAPVIGKLPGFSNVLLATGHYRNGVLLAPATAYAIREMIIPQGMNGE; encoded by the coding sequence ATGAGTCATGTAGTCATTATCGGCTGTGGTGTAGTTGGGGCTGCGATCGCTTATGAACTCAGTCAAGTAAAAGGGCTGAAAATCACAGTTTTCGACCAACAACCACCAGCACAAGCTTCCACCGGTGCTGCACTTGGTGTTTTGATGGGCGTCATCAGTCAAAAAATCAAGGGTAAGGCTTGGCAAATGCGACAAACTAGCATCCAACGCTATGAAACTTTGATTCCAGAATTAGAAGCTTTAACAAATCGCAAAATCCCTTTTAACCGCCAAGGAATTCTCATGCTGTTGTCCGATCCCGTGGAGGAAATCTCAGCATGGGAAAAGTTAGTAGAAACTCGCCACTCCCAAGGCTGGCAGTTAGAAATTTGGGATACTGCTAAACTGAAAAAAATCTGTCCTCAGGTAGATTGCGAAAAAATTACTGGCGCTCTCTATTCTCCCCAAGACCGTCAACTCGATCCAACTGCCCTGACATTGGCTTTAGTTGAGGCTGCCCAGCATAATGGTGTGACTTTCAAATTTGGTGTGGCTGTTTTGGATAGCCAAACCTCAATACCTGAATCTTCGCCCAAATGTTGCCATTGCCTTGAGACTACAGAAGGAAAAATAACCGCTGATTGGTTTGTAGTCGCAGCCGGGTTAGGTTCCACACCACTCACGGCAAAATTAAACCAGCCGATTGATATCCGCCCCGTCTTAGGACAGGCACTAAAAGTAGGTGTAGGGCATCCATTAGGCAATGCCGACTTCCAGCCAGCGATTACGGGTAATGATGTCCATATTGTTCCTGTGGGCGGTGGAGATTATTGGCTGGGTGCAACAGTGGAATTTCCCACCAACGGCTATGAGATACCGCCGAATCAACAATTGCTGGAATCTTTGAGGGAACAAGCGATCGCATTTTGCCCAGAATTAGCTACAGCAACTATTCTGGGCACTTGGTCGGGGTTACGCCCTCGTCCTGAAGGACGGCCAGCCCCAGTCATTGGTAAGTTGCCAGGATTTAGTAACGTCCTCCTAGCTACCGGGCACTATCGCAACGGCGTTTTACTAGCACCCGCCACAGCATATGCAATTCGTGAGATGATTATTCCTCAGGGAATGAATGGGGAGTAG
- a CDS encoding alpha/beta fold hydrolase: MSITEHKITVNSLEWFYRESSPIGRTDLAPVLLLHGLVSQSYSWRNIIPALANQGTRAIAPDWIGYGFSAKPEKRDFAYTPDAFITALEAFIKALELEHFSLVVQGFLGSVGLQYALRHPEQIANLAILNTPISTAAKLPWKIKQMGLPLAGEIMTQDPLLVDRTLEGGSRYRIGDKDLDVYRKPFLTTSASGRGLLASIRNLQLDSAMTEIESGFKEWQQPILIQWGMIDPWLPVDIAENFANSVSNTELIKLNNVGHYPQEHYHETILEDLLPFLRRKDAH; the protein is encoded by the coding sequence GTGTCAATAACAGAACATAAAATAACTGTAAATTCACTGGAATGGTTTTATCGGGAATCTTCACCAATCGGCAGAACTGACTTAGCGCCTGTATTGTTGCTACATGGCTTAGTTTCACAAAGTTACAGTTGGCGTAATATTATACCAGCTTTGGCGAATCAAGGAACAAGAGCGATCGCACCAGATTGGATTGGTTACGGGTTTTCTGCAAAACCAGAAAAACGAGATTTTGCTTACACTCCTGATGCTTTTATCACAGCTTTAGAAGCATTTATCAAAGCACTAGAACTTGAACATTTTTCTTTAGTTGTACAAGGATTTTTAGGTTCTGTAGGACTACAATATGCTTTGCGTCACCCAGAACAAATTGCCAATTTAGCTATCTTAAATACACCAATTTCAACGGCTGCCAAATTACCCTGGAAAATTAAACAAATGGGTTTACCTTTGGCTGGTGAAATCATGACCCAAGACCCGCTGTTAGTTGACCGGACGCTAGAAGGTGGAAGCCGTTATCGCATCGGAGATAAAGATTTAGATGTTTATCGAAAACCATTTTTGACAACTTCTGCATCTGGTCGAGGTTTGTTAGCAAGTATCCGCAACTTACAACTTGATTCAGCAATGACAGAAATCGAATCTGGCTTTAAAGAATGGCAACAGCCAATTCTGATTCAATGGGGTATGATTGACCCTTGGTTACCCGTAGATATTGCAGAAAATTTTGCTAATTCGGTATCCAATACAGAATTAATAAAACTTAATAACGTCGGACATTACCCTCAAGAACATTACCATGAGACTATTTTAGAAGACCTTTTACCATTTCTGCGTCGTAAAGATGCTCATTGA
- the hemJ gene encoding protoporphyrinogen oxidase HemJ, whose translation MAYSWFKAFHIVGFVVWFAGLFYLVRLFIYHVEANLEPEPARTILKNQYQIMEKRLYHIITNPGMYLTIAMAIGLISTEPEVLKEGWLHIKLLFVAILIGYHHYCARLMKKLAADECTWSGQQLRALNEAPTVMLVAIVLLAIFKNNLPTDIAAWGIFAMIILMAVTIQLYAKKRRQDKEKLMAQIGQIPQEQS comes from the coding sequence ATGGCTTATTCATGGTTTAAAGCATTTCATATTGTCGGATTTGTAGTTTGGTTTGCCGGTTTATTCTACCTGGTACGTCTTTTTATTTATCACGTTGAAGCGAACCTTGAACCTGAACCAGCGCGAACCATACTGAAAAATCAGTATCAAATTATGGAAAAGCGCCTCTACCATATCATCACTAATCCAGGAATGTATTTGACGATCGCAATGGCCATCGGTTTAATCAGCACTGAACCCGAAGTGTTAAAAGAGGGCTGGTTGCATATCAAACTGCTGTTTGTGGCCATTTTAATAGGCTATCATCATTACTGCGCTCGTCTGATGAAGAAATTAGCAGCAGATGAATGTACCTGGAGTGGTCAGCAATTACGTGCGTTAAATGAAGCACCGACAGTTATGTTGGTAGCGATCGTCTTACTCGCTATATTTAAAAATAATCTACCAACAGATATTGCGGCCTGGGGCATTTTCGCCATGATTATTTTGATGGCAGTCACTATTCAACTTTACGCCAAAAAACGTAGGCAGGATAAAGAGAAGTTGATGGCGCAGATAGGACAAATTCCACAAGAACAAAGTTAG
- a CDS encoding peptidoglycan-binding protein — protein MKLQDFLGKDEKWGFEAIGKDPELTRQIQILLIGLGLLDPPADDKFGPISAAALKKFQELMKTGETDFLGAVTAKELIETKREELPKPPLKLGNDVASKIIKYMQAKNYEVFTNPKEYNIVYLEGVNEDWTLNSDTPNQFNDRRIVIEVVDGIPKIVNHWQATTEPGSRYTYNPMNPGGAARIKFGQYKSWSVGIHGNSEPHEALIQVAPITVYRDFNKDFQRTGDKVDTGLFLVNQHYGYDAPANDIKNASAGCLVGRRREGHREFMAIIKQDPRYLANKNYVFYTTVIPGDDLLK, from the coding sequence ATGAAACTACAAGATTTCTTAGGAAAAGATGAGAAATGGGGATTCGAGGCGATCGGCAAAGATCCAGAATTAACTCGTCAGATTCAAATACTGTTAATTGGTTTGGGTTTACTCGATCCTCCAGCCGATGACAAGTTTGGGCCAATATCTGCCGCAGCCCTGAAAAAATTTCAAGAATTAATGAAAACTGGAGAAACTGACTTTTTAGGGGCAGTCACCGCCAAAGAACTAATTGAAACTAAACGAGAGGAACTTCCTAAACCTCCCCTAAAACTTGGTAATGACGTTGCCAGTAAGATTATCAAATACATGCAGGCAAAAAATTATGAGGTATTCACTAACCCCAAAGAATACAACATTGTTTATTTAGAAGGAGTAAATGAAGACTGGACTCTCAACAGCGATACACCTAATCAATTCAACGATCGCCGTATTGTAATTGAAGTAGTAGACGGTATTCCTAAAATTGTAAATCACTGGCAAGCAACTACAGAACCAGGTAGCCGCTATACTTATAACCCTATGAATCCCGGAGGTGCTGCCAGAATTAAGTTTGGGCAATACAAATCTTGGTCTGTTGGCATACACGGCAATTCAGAACCTCACGAAGCATTAATCCAAGTTGCACCTATTACTGTTTACCGAGATTTTAATAAAGATTTTCAACGGACTGGCGACAAAGTTGATACAGGTCTTTTCTTAGTAAATCAACACTACGGTTATGATGCTCCTGCAAATGATATTAAGAATGCTAGTGCAGGTTGTTTAGTAGGACGCAGGCGCGAGGGGCATCGAGAGTTCATGGCGATAATTAAACAAGACCCCCGCTATTTAGCTAATAAAAATTATGTCTTTTATACTACTGTCATTCCTGGGGATGATTTATTGAAGTAA
- a CDS encoding NAD+ synthase → MKIAIAQINPTIGDLLGNAQKILEAAQRAASGGARLLLTPELSLCGYPPRDLLLNPSFVEAMNITLQNLAQDLPANLAVLVGTVEQNIKAHITGGKNLFNSIALLENGQVKQVFHKRLLPTYDVFDERRYFEPGLQANYFTLDNIDIGVTICEDLWNDEEFWGKRTYAVNPIADLAILGVDLIVNLSASPYTAGKQQFRETMLKHSAVRFQQPIIYANQVGGNDDLIFDGRSFALNRQGEIICRARGFETDLLAVEFDEAVRDLQLSSVAPGYESEDEEIWQALVLGVRDYARKCRFSKVVLGLSGGVDSALVAAIATAALGQENVLGVLMPSPYSSDHSISDALALAKNLGIKTDILPIEQLMQGFDRTLANLFADTEFGLAEENIQSRIRGNLLMAIANKFGYLLLSTGNKSEMAVGYCTLYGDMNGGLAVIADVPKTRVYSLCHWLNRNNEIIPQNVLTKAPSAELKPGQVDQDSLPPYEILDDILQRLIHNHQSAAQIVAAGHDSVIVNRVIQMVARAEFKRRQAPPGLKITDRAFGTGWRMPIASNWVAVKNAYQTKTTPTPTLVCSDGQDAQPRIK, encoded by the coding sequence ATGAAAATAGCGATCGCTCAAATTAATCCGACTATTGGTGATTTACTAGGAAATGCCCAAAAAATCCTAGAAGCGGCACAACGCGCTGCATCCGGTGGTGCGCGTTTGTTGCTTACACCTGAACTTTCTTTGTGTGGCTATCCACCACGAGATTTATTACTAAATCCTAGTTTTGTAGAAGCTATGAATATAACTTTACAAAACTTAGCCCAGGATTTACCAGCAAATTTAGCTGTGTTGGTAGGAACTGTCGAACAAAATATCAAAGCTCATATTACTGGTGGGAAAAATTTATTTAACAGCATCGCTTTGTTAGAAAATGGCCAAGTCAAGCAAGTTTTTCACAAGCGACTTTTGCCTACTTATGATGTATTTGATGAACGTCGTTATTTTGAACCAGGCTTGCAAGCTAATTATTTCACATTAGATAATATCGATATTGGCGTCACTATTTGCGAAGATTTATGGAACGATGAGGAATTCTGGGGCAAACGTACTTATGCAGTGAATCCCATTGCTGATTTAGCAATTCTGGGTGTAGATTTAATTGTGAATTTGTCTGCTTCTCCTTATACTGCGGGCAAGCAACAGTTTCGTGAAACAATGCTTAAGCATAGCGCGGTGCGTTTTCAACAACCAATTATTTATGCTAACCAGGTTGGGGGAAATGATGATTTAATTTTTGATGGTCGGAGTTTTGCTTTGAATCGTCAAGGTGAAATTATCTGTCGCGCCCGTGGTTTTGAAACTGATTTGTTGGCGGTTGAATTTGACGAGGCGGTGCGAGATTTGCAATTGAGTTCTGTGGCACCTGGATATGAGTCAGAAGATGAGGAAATCTGGCAAGCTTTGGTTTTGGGAGTCCGAGATTATGCCCGCAAATGTCGTTTTTCTAAAGTAGTTTTGGGTCTCAGTGGCGGAGTTGATTCGGCATTAGTAGCAGCGATCGCCACTGCTGCACTTGGTCAAGAAAATGTGCTGGGTGTTCTCATGCCTTCGCCTTATAGTTCCGACCATTCGATTAGCGATGCTTTGGCATTAGCCAAAAATCTGGGAATTAAAACTGATATTTTACCAATTGAACAGTTAATGCAAGGCTTCGATCGCACCTTAGCCAATTTATTTGCAGATACAGAATTTGGACTAGCAGAGGAGAATATCCAGTCCCGGATTCGCGGTAATTTATTAATGGCGATCGCTAACAAATTTGGTTATCTTCTCTTATCCACCGGTAACAAGTCAGAAATGGCAGTTGGTTACTGTACTTTATACGGCGATATGAATGGCGGTTTAGCAGTCATTGCAGATGTTCCCAAAACCCGCGTTTATTCACTTTGCCACTGGTTAAATCGCAATAACGAAATCATCCCCCAAAACGTCCTGACTAAAGCACCAAGCGCCGAACTCAAACCAGGCCAAGTAGATCAAGACTCTCTACCGCCCTACGAAATTTTAGACGATATCTTGCAACGTCTGATTCACAACCACCAATCAGCAGCCCAAATTGTCGCAGCCGGTCACGATTCGGTAATTGTAAACCGAGTAATTCAAATGGTGGCGCGGGCTGAATTTAAACGCCGACAAGCACCCCCCGGCTTAAAAATCACCGATCGCGCCTTTGGAACTGGTTGGCGAATGCCAATTGCCAGTAACTGGGTTGCTGTCAAAAACGCCTACCAAACTAAAACCACACCCACGCCTACCTTAGTCTGTTCGGATGGACAAGATGCCCAGCCGCGAATTAAATAA
- a CDS encoding NUDIX hydrolase, translating into MPGRQQKKIPTPLNQQPLADFKVGVDNVIFSVDTAQNRLLVLLVMRQQEPFLNHWSLPGTLVRPGESLEDAAYRIMAEKIKVNNLYLEQLYTFGGPNRDPREATDSYGVRYLSVSYFALVRFEEAELIADRVTGIAWYPVKQVPQLAFDHNEILTYGHRRLRNKLEYSPVAFEVLPEMFTLNDLYQLYSTVLGDNFSDYSNFRARLLKLGFLSDTGIKVSRGAGRPASLYKFDAEAFAPLKDKPLVFI; encoded by the coding sequence ATGCCAGGACGCCAGCAAAAAAAGATTCCAACTCCGCTAAATCAACAACCTTTGGCCGATTTCAAGGTTGGTGTTGATAATGTTATTTTTTCTGTAGATACTGCACAAAATCGGCTGTTAGTTCTGTTAGTAATGCGGCAGCAAGAACCATTTTTAAATCATTGGAGTCTTCCGGGTACTTTGGTGCGTCCAGGAGAGTCTTTAGAAGATGCCGCCTACCGCATTATGGCAGAGAAAATTAAGGTCAACAACCTCTATTTAGAACAACTTTATACCTTTGGAGGCCCAAATCGTGACCCACGGGAAGCAACAGATAGCTATGGTGTGCGCTATCTATCAGTTAGTTATTTTGCCCTTGTGCGATTTGAAGAAGCCGAATTAATTGCCGATCGCGTCACAGGAATAGCTTGGTATCCAGTTAAACAAGTTCCACAATTAGCTTTCGATCATAACGAAATTTTGACCTATGGACATAGACGCTTGCGAAATAAATTGGAGTATAGTCCCGTGGCTTTTGAAGTCTTGCCAGAAATGTTTACTTTAAATGATTTATATCAGTTATACAGCACAGTTTTAGGTGACAATTTTTCCGATTATTCTAATTTTCGGGCGCGTTTACTGAAGTTAGGTTTCTTATCCGATACCGGAATTAAAGTCTCACGGGGTGCTGGTCGTCCGGCTAGTTTGTATAAGTTTGATGCCGAAGCTTTTGCCCCATTGAAAGATAAACCTTTGGTGTTTATTTAA
- a CDS encoding nicotinate-nucleotide adenylyltransferase gives MRIALFGTSADPPTAGHQEILSWLSEGYDWVAVWAADNPFKSHQTPLQHRAAMLQLLIADIDAPRQNIALEQELSSFRTLETVEKAKLRWGDDVELTLVIGSDLVTQLPRWYCIEDLLQEVQLLIVPRPGYVIDESSLEVIQNLGGKMAIASLTGLDISSTAYREHGDSQALTPPVVAYINREHLYECQDASKKRFQLR, from the coding sequence ATGAGAATTGCTTTGTTTGGAACGAGTGCCGATCCGCCAACTGCTGGACATCAGGAAATTCTGAGTTGGCTGTCTGAGGGTTATGATTGGGTAGCGGTTTGGGCAGCAGATAATCCATTTAAGTCCCATCAAACACCTTTACAGCATCGGGCGGCAATGCTGCAATTGTTGATTGCGGATATCGATGCGCCACGGCAAAATATTGCTTTGGAACAAGAATTGAGTAGCTTCAGAACGCTGGAAACAGTGGAGAAAGCAAAATTGCGTTGGGGTGATGACGTTGAATTAACATTAGTAATTGGTTCAGATTTAGTCACTCAGCTACCACGTTGGTATTGCATTGAAGATTTGTTACAGGAAGTGCAACTATTAATTGTGCCGCGACCGGGATATGTAATAGATGAGTCTAGCTTGGAGGTAATACAAAACCTGGGAGGCAAAATGGCGATCGCTAGTCTAACTGGTCTAGATATTTCCTCAACAGCTTACCGCGAACATGGAGATTCTCAAGCCCTGACTCCCCCTGTAGTTGCTTATATTAATCGAGAGCATTTATACGAATGCCAGGACGCCAGCAAAAAAAGATTCCAACTCCGCTAA
- a CDS encoding nicotinate phosphoribosyltransferase has product MTTFPDLDYVHKQQTQQNQELNLCADDYSLLTDLYQLTMAACYTGEGIEQRRASFELSVRRLPENFGYLIAMGLAQALEYLAKFRFSPSQIAALQATGIFAHASDRFWSLLAQGKFTGDVWAVPEGTAVFANQPLLRVEAPLWQAQLVETYLLNTINYQTLIATKAARLRDVAGESATLLEFGTRRAFSPQASLWAARAALAGGLDSTSNVLAALQLGKKPSGTMAHALVMALSAIEGTEEQAFSAFHRYFPGAPLLIDTYDTIAAAQGLAAKVNSGEMQLTGVRLDSGDLVTLSKQVRSLLPGVPIFASGDLDEWEIARVKAAGAEIDGYGLGTRLVTGSPVNGVYKLVDIDGIPVMKESSGKVTYPGRKQIFRSLIGGKVKADRLGLLGESSLEEQPLLQLVVQQGKWVQPLESLETIRQRTAASVASLPEQTRRLDRPVAVEVEISQGLQVLTQETRKPTAEAQRTQR; this is encoded by the coding sequence ATGACAACTTTCCCAGATTTAGACTATGTACATAAACAGCAAACCCAGCAAAACCAGGAACTAAACCTGTGTGCAGATGACTACAGCTTGCTGACTGACCTTTATCAATTGACGATGGCGGCTTGTTACACAGGCGAAGGTATAGAACAACGACGGGCAAGTTTTGAGTTGTCTGTCAGACGCTTGCCAGAGAATTTTGGTTATTTAATTGCAATGGGTTTGGCACAGGCGTTGGAATATTTGGCAAAATTTCGCTTTAGTCCATCGCAAATTGCGGCATTACAGGCGACGGGGATTTTTGCTCACGCAAGCGATCGCTTTTGGTCGTTGTTAGCCCAAGGCAAGTTTACCGGCGATGTTTGGGCAGTACCAGAAGGTACGGCTGTGTTTGCCAATCAGCCACTTTTACGGGTGGAAGCACCTCTTTGGCAAGCACAATTGGTGGAAACTTATCTTTTAAATACTATTAATTACCAGACCTTGATTGCCACAAAAGCAGCACGGTTGCGGGATGTGGCTGGAGAGTCAGCAACACTTTTAGAATTTGGCACAAGACGCGCCTTTAGTCCCCAAGCATCTTTGTGGGCGGCGCGGGCGGCTTTGGCAGGTGGTTTAGATTCCACTTCCAATGTGTTAGCAGCGCTACAACTGGGAAAAAAGCCAAGTGGTACGATGGCACACGCCTTGGTCATGGCGCTATCAGCAATCGAAGGCACTGAAGAACAAGCCTTTAGTGCATTTCACCGATATTTTCCGGGTGCGCCATTGTTGATTGATACCTACGATACCATTGCTGCTGCCCAAGGCTTAGCTGCAAAAGTCAATTCCGGGGAAATGCAATTAACAGGCGTGAGATTGGACTCAGGAGATTTAGTTACCTTATCAAAACAGGTGCGATCGCTACTTCCTGGTGTGCCAATTTTTGCTAGTGGCGACTTGGACGAGTGGGAAATTGCCAGAGTCAAAGCTGCTGGGGCAGAAATTGATGGTTACGGACTGGGGACACGATTAGTTACAGGTTCCCCCGTAAATGGAGTTTACAAACTTGTAGACATTGATGGCATTCCAGTCATGAAGGAGTCAAGTGGCAAGGTAACTTATCCAGGACGCAAGCAGATTTTTCGCTCGTTGATAGGAGGTAAGGTAAAAGCAGACAGGTTGGGACTTTTGGGTGAAAGTTCTTTGGAAGAACAACCATTATTGCAGTTGGTAGTCCAGCAGGGTAAATGGGTGCAACCGCTGGAGAGTTTGGAAACAATTCGTCAGCGAACTGCTGCCTCAGTTGCCAGTTTGCCAGAACAGACACGACGGTTGGATCGCCCTGTGGCTGTAGAAGTGGAAATTTCTCAGGGTTTACAGGTGTTGACTCAAGAGACTAGAAAACCAACCGCAGAGGCGCAGAGAACACAGAGATAA
- a CDS encoding nicotinate phosphoribosyltransferase: MTISNISQMIANVTQYISEAAMRIFGPNDDAYPTIGVQPFTGEPYKKGTAETW; the protein is encoded by the coding sequence ATGACTATTTCCAATATTTCCCAAATGATTGCTAACGTAACCCAGTATATTTCTGAAGCTGCAATGCGGATTTTTGGGCCTAATGATGATGCTTATCCTACTATTGGCGTACAACCTTTTACAGGTGAACCTTACAAGAAAGGTACAGCCGAAACTTGGTAG
- a CDS encoding Npun_F0494 family protein: MPPVDSQNPKTFVYPPSTVERAERSLICSPFNPSLFEVMRHQSVSLSAIALENGLKQGYTQRPLSELACDNTLGWLIEVGVLRREVDGQGITDSFRLTPLGRQLIEKYQGKNWRTPSWRDRLYDVITRWLRLPF, encoded by the coding sequence ATGCCTCCTGTTGATTCCCAAAACCCAAAAACTTTTGTCTATCCTCCCAGCACAGTAGAAAGAGCGGAGCGATCGCTAATATGTTCGCCCTTTAATCCGTCTTTATTTGAAGTCATGCGACACCAGAGTGTGTCATTGAGTGCGATCGCCCTGGAAAATGGATTAAAGCAGGGCTATACTCAGCGTCCTTTGTCAGAATTAGCATGTGACAACACCTTGGGCTGGCTGATTGAAGTGGGTGTATTGCGCCGAGAAGTCGATGGTCAGGGAATTACAGATAGTTTTCGCCTCACTCCCTTAGGACGCCAGTTGATAGAAAAATACCAGGGGAAAAATTGGCGCACACCGTCATGGCGCGATCGTTTATACGATGTGATAACTCGTTGGTTGCGGTTACCCTTTTAG
- a CDS encoding peroxiredoxin, translating to MPLAVGTDAPAFTAKDTNGNTVSLSDFAGKTVVLYFYPKDDTPGCTKQACSFRDAQSKYQSKDVVVLGVSADDEVSHQAFTQKFNLNFPLLADTDKSLIKAFDVDGGGYAKRVTYVIGPDGKITHVDASVNTTTHAEDVLAALGL from the coding sequence ATGCCTCTAGCAGTTGGTACGGATGCACCTGCATTTACCGCCAAAGATACAAACGGCAACACAGTCTCTTTATCTGATTTTGCTGGGAAGACAGTTGTTTTGTATTTTTACCCCAAAGATGACACTCCAGGCTGCACCAAACAAGCCTGTAGTTTTCGGGACGCCCAATCTAAATATCAAAGTAAAGATGTTGTAGTACTGGGAGTCAGTGCAGATGATGAAGTCTCTCATCAGGCATTCACCCAAAAATTTAATTTGAATTTTCCTTTACTGGCTGACACCGACAAATCCCTCATCAAAGCTTTCGATGTGGATGGCGGCGGTTACGCCAAGCGCGTCACCTACGTAATTGGGCCTGACGGCAAAATTACCCATGTTGACGCTAGTGTAAATACCACCACCCATGCTGAGGATGTTTTAGCTGCACTTGGGCTGTAG